The Lactuca sativa cultivar Salinas chromosome 2, Lsat_Salinas_v11, whole genome shotgun sequence genome includes a window with the following:
- the LOC111905756 gene encoding telomere repeat-binding protein 4, translated as MVSKKRLHYGGFDGFRSPVVPKAPRSIRRNSHKKPSAGSEICAFELLAAVAGKLLQESEGSASSTSSEQKERINIPKDNVKQEPLEVKLKPARLEDLDQGCCAESQFVPEPSNLELKLEPPLKDSLHSDNDSGLEHASIVTTSDLFKEIGTNVKLEVSDSKNIVIDTPSKSEGGSYSHGDLCDVNMDATANIPKLIEKETEKLQETCVELNKSYSSVHVPFYSDPVPSACFQRHRDNNVKVGIRDDDENCFSYNQHITKMKAFRLQSRGGYRRIRKMLTSKYWKTAPKLKDYELSNTTSGGGLKSFNQYKKYMYKRERCQSQTESPFKKRKLFPEHVEETSSESISNLPERHLSKRVKFSIKSFIVPELYLEMPETSTVGSLKRNVMEALTAILGGELHLGVLVEGKKVRDDNRTLEETCISLNSETFGFMLEPSLPEASPKQPPPQSDNHQPSSTSPDSPITERVSLSNSSESKLEMEIEKNKEEEIEIVVDTKAKAIIPITAVTPEALSIVPLNHNNNNNNNNKVISKRCEASQSQRRTRRPFSVCEVEALVEAVETLGTGRWRDVKIRAFDDANHRTYVDLKDKWKTLVHTASISPQQRRGEPVPQDLLDRVLAAHAYWSQHQSKQNGKHQSELIQTLGTPVKV; from the exons ATGGTGTCAAAGAAGAGACTACATTATGGAGGATTTGATGGTTTCCGTTCCCCTGTGGTACCTAAAGCTCCCAGATCTATAAGG AGGAATTCACATAAGAAACCATCAGCAGGCAGTGAAATTTGCGCCTTTGAGTTACTAGCAGCTGTAGCTGGCAAGTTATTGCAGGAAAGCGAAGGTTCTGCTTCTAGCACTAGTTCAGAACAAAAAGAACGGATTAACATTCCTAAAGATAATGTCAAGCAGGAACCACTTGAAGTTAAACTCAAACCTGCAAGATTAGAGGATCTTGATCAGGGATGCTGTGCTGAAAGTCAGTTTGTTCCTGAACCCTCTAATCTAGAGTTAAAACTAGAACCCCCATTGAAGGATTCACTACACTCTGATAATGATTCTGGCTTAGAACATGCTTCTATAGTCACCACTTCAGATTTGTTTAAAGAAATTGGCACTAATGTGAAGTTGGAAGTCTCAGATAGCAAGAACATAGTTATTGATACTCCTAGCAAATCAGAGGGAGGGTCTTATAGTCATGGGGACTTATGTGATGTTAACATGGATGCAACTGCAAATATACCTAAGCTCATAGAGAAAGAAACTGAAAAGTTGCAGGAAACATGTGTGGAATTAAATAAATCATATAGCAGTGTACATGTACCCTTTTATAGTGATCCTGTTCCTAGTGCTTGTTTTCAAAGGCATAGGGACAACAATGTAAAGGTAGGAATTAGAGATGATGACGAAAATTGTTTTAGTTACAATCAGCATATCACCAAAATGAAGGCGTTTAGGTTGCAGTCACGTGGTGGGTACAGAAGAATAAGAAAGATGTTAACTTCAAAGTATTGGAAAACAGCTCCAAAGCTTAAAGATTATGAACTCTCCAACACTACCA GTGGTGGTGGATTGAAGTCCTTCAACCAGTATAAGAAGTATATGTACAAGCGGGAACGTTGTCAAAGTCAAACAGAGTCTCCTTTTAAGAAAAGGAAGCTCTTTCCTGAACATGTTGAGGAAACAAGTAGTGAAAGCATATCTAATTTACCCGAGAGGCATCTGTCAAAAAGAG TGAAATTCAGCATAAAGTCGTTTATAGTTCCGGAACTATATCTTGAAATGCCAGAAACATCCACAGTTGGTTCTTTAAAG AGAAATGTTATGGAAGCTCTGACAGCTATTCTAGGAGGTGAATTACACTTAGGGGTACTTGTTGAAGGAAAGAAAGTTAGAGATGACAATAGAACACTAGAAGAAACATGTATTTCGTTAAACAGTGAGACTTTTGGATTCATGTTGGAGCCTAGTCTTCCGGAAGCTTCCCCAAAACAACCTCCTCCACAATCTGACAATCATCAACCATCATCCAC GTCTCCGGATAGTCCAATTACAGAGAGAGTGTCTTTGTCAAACAGTTCGGAAAGTAAGTTGGAGAtggaaattgaaaaaaataaagaagaagaaatcGAAATAGTGGTGGATACAAAAGCAAAAGCTATTATACCAATCACAGCAGTGACTCCAGAGGCACTTTCAATAGTGCCATTGaaccataataataataataataataataataaagtgatTAGCAAAAGATGTGAAGCTTCACAATCACAACGTAGAACCAGGAGACCATTTTCTGTTTGTGAAGTGGAAGCACTTGTGGAAGCAGTGGAAACACTTGGAACCGGAAGATGGCGTGATGTTAAAATCCGTGCTTTTGACGATGCAAACCACCGAACTTATGTCGACTTGAAG GATAAATGGAAAACATTGGTTCATACAGCAAGTATCTCACCACAGCAAAGAAGGGGGGAGCCTGTACCACAGGATCTTCTGGACCGGGTGTTGGCTGCACATGCGTATTGGTCACAGCATCAATCAAAGCAAAACGGGAAGCATCAGTCTGAACTGATTCAGACACTTGGGACTCCCGTTAAAGTCTGA